The following proteins are co-located in the Camelina sativa cultivar DH55 chromosome 12, Cs, whole genome shotgun sequence genome:
- the LOC104731690 gene encoding heat stress transcription factor A-4a yields the protein MDESNHGGSSSSLPPFLTKTYEMVDDSSSDSIVSWSQSNKSFIVWNPPEFSRDLLPRFFKHNNFSSFIRQLNTYGFRKADPEQWEFANDDFVRGQPHLMKNIHRRKPVHSHSLPNLQAQQNLLTDSERVRMKNQIERLTKEKEGLLEELQKQDEEREGFEMQVKELKERLQHMEKRQKTMVSFVSQVLEKPGLALNLSPCVPEPNERKRRFPRIGFLPDESMMEENQTYVVVREEGSTSPSSHTTEHQVEQLGSSIAIWENLVSDSCESMLQTRSMMTLDVDDSSTCPESPPLSCIQLSIDKRPKSPPSPRIIDVNSEPDVTKEQNKTVAAPPPSVAGANDVFWQQFFSENPGSTEQRDKAEDRSEKSWWNSRNVNTITEQLGHLTSSERS from the exons ATGGATGAGAGTAATCATGGAGGTTCATCAAGCTCACTCCCACCTTTTCTTACAAAAACATATGAGATGGTTGATGATTCTTCATCGGATTCGATTGTCTCGTGGAGTCAGAGTAACAAGAGTTTCATCGTTTGGAATCCCCCGGAGTTTTCTAGAGATCTTCTTCCGAGATTCTTTAAACACAATAACTTCTCGAGCTTTATCCGTCAGCTTAACACATAT GGTTTTAGAAAAGCTGATCCTGAACAGTGGGAGTTCGCAAATGATGATTTTGTGAGAGGTCAACCTCATCTTATGAAGAACATTCATAGACGCAAACCTGTTCATAGCCACTCTTTACCGAATCTTCAAGCTCAGCAAAATCTCTTGACGGATTCAGAAAGAGTGAGGATGAAGAATCAGATCGAGAGAttgacaaaagagaaagaagggtTGCTTGAAGAGTTACAGAAACAAGATGAGGAACGAGAAGGGTTTGAGATGCAAGTTAAAGAACTAAAAGAACGGTTACAACACATGGAGAAGCGTCAGAAAACAATGGTTTCGTTTGTTTCTCAAGTACTTGAAAAACCAGGGCTTGCTTTGAACCTCTCACCGTGTGTTCCCGAACCAAACGAGAGGAAAAGAAGGTTCCCTAGGATTGGGTTCTTGCCTGATGAATCGATGATGGAAGAGAACCAAACATATGTTGTTGTGAGAGAGGAAGGTTCGACAAGCCCGTCTTCACACACAACAGAGCATCAGGTGGAACAGTTAGGGTCATCAATAGCGATTTGGGAGAATCTTGTATCGGATTCTTGTGAGAGTATGTTACAAACAAGAAGCATGATGACACTTGATGTGGATGACTCGTCTACTTGTCCAGAAAGCCCTCCTCTTTCTTGCATACAGCTAAGTATCGATAAACGTCCCAAGTCTCCTCCTTCTCCAAGGATCATCGACGTGAACTCTGAGCCCGATGTTACGAAAGAACAGAACAAGACTGTTGCTGCTCCTCCTCCTTCAGTAGCAGGAGCGAATGATGTTTTCTGGCAGCAGTTCTTCTCAGAGAATCCTGGCTCAACTGAGCAACGGGATAAAGCTGAAGATCGTAGTGAGAAATCGTGGTGGAACTCAAGGAATGTAAATACAATTACAGAACAGCTTGGACATCTGACTTCTTCAGAGAGAAGTTGA